A window of the Deinococcus sp. Marseille-Q6407 genome harbors these coding sequences:
- the metH gene encoding methionine synthase has product MTHTFSAVQPPLAPQASLAQHPIYRALQQRILVLDGAMGTMIQRHHLSEAEFRGERLKNHPRPLQGANDLLTLTQPQIIEDIHAAYYEAGADIAETNTFSSSRLGLAEYGVDDLIYELNVQGAQLARRAADRYSTPEKPRWVAGAIGPTNRTASMSPDVNRPGFRAVTFDELVGSYSEQIRGLLDGGVDTLLIETVFDTLNAKAALFAAEQVFAAVGRQVPLMVSGTITDASGRTLSGQTLGAFLASISHLPLLSVGLNCALGPAELRRHVQELAHSTPFFTSAYPNAGLPNALGGYDETPGTMLDVMREWLAQGWVNIVGGCCGTTPDHIHAFAEAAQEYSPRVPPAPAALPTYAGLELLTLRPDSNFLNVGERTNVTGSRRFLRLIRNRCFDEALDVAREQVEGGAQIIDINMDEAMLDSEEAMVEFLNLIAAEPDIARVPVMLDSSRFSVIEAGLKRVQGKAVVNSISLKGGEEEFLRQAAVLRRYGAAAVVMAFDEQGQADTLERRTAICQRAYDLLTAHSFPPQDIIFDPNIFPVGTGIPEHDRYALDFFEATRWIKANLPGALVSGGVSNVSFSFRGNSAVREAMNAAFLYHARQAGMDMGIVNPSTLEVYSEIEPALLERVEDVLLARRPDATERLLEYSETVSGSAAKKERDLAWREQPVSQRLEHALVRGITEFIVEDAEAARTELGDPLKVIEGPLMDGMNVVGDLFGSGKMFLPQVVKSARVMKQAVAYLEPYLQEGQGQRQSAGRVVLATVKGDVHDIGKNIVGVVLACNGFEVHDLGVMVPAERILDEAERLNADIIGLSGLITPSLDEMVGVAEEMQRRGLGARSGGLPLLIGGATTSRVHTAVKIAPQYQGLTVHVLDASRSVGVTARAISAKERPALAEEVAEQYARAREQFAQRGERRQLLPLAQARANAPRLSYAPVQPSFLGARPVTFNLKALVPFIDWTPFFIGWELAGRFPQILEDAVVGEQARSLYADAQQTLKDLIEGGQLEARGTVGFWPAERQGDDLQLFSDEERQHQTATLHTLRQQTQQRENRPNRALADFVAPEGDFVGGFAVGIHGAEEVIAAHKARQDDYAAIMTGLLADRLAEAFAEALHQQVRRELWGYAPQEQLSSDDLIRERYQGIRPAPGYPACPDHTEKGTLFQLLNARELAGLELTESYAMMPPSAVSGLYFAHPESGYFGVGKIGADQLEDYAARKGWSPEEARRWLRPNLAE; this is encoded by the coding sequence ATGACCCATACTTTTTCCGCCGTCCAGCCACCCCTCGCTCCACAGGCCAGCCTGGCCCAGCATCCGATTTACCGCGCGCTGCAACAGCGCATTCTGGTGCTGGACGGGGCGATGGGCACCATGATTCAGCGTCACCACCTGAGCGAAGCCGAGTTCCGGGGCGAGCGGTTGAAGAACCACCCCCGTCCGCTGCAGGGCGCCAATGACCTGCTGACCCTGACCCAGCCACAGATTATCGAGGACATTCACGCCGCCTATTACGAGGCGGGCGCCGACATCGCCGAGACGAATACTTTTTCCAGTTCGCGTCTGGGGCTGGCGGAATACGGCGTGGACGACCTGATCTACGAGCTGAACGTGCAGGGCGCGCAGCTGGCCCGCCGCGCCGCCGACCGCTACAGCACCCCGGAAAAGCCGCGCTGGGTGGCCGGAGCCATCGGGCCGACCAACCGCACCGCCTCCATGTCGCCGGACGTGAACCGGCCCGGCTTCCGGGCGGTGACTTTCGATGAACTGGTAGGCAGCTATAGCGAGCAGATACGCGGCCTGCTGGACGGTGGGGTAGATACCCTGTTGATCGAAACGGTGTTCGACACGCTGAACGCCAAAGCAGCCCTGTTCGCTGCTGAACAGGTGTTTGCCGCCGTGGGCCGGCAGGTGCCACTGATGGTGTCCGGCACTATCACCGACGCCTCGGGGCGGACGCTGTCGGGGCAGACGCTGGGGGCTTTCCTGGCGTCCATCTCGCACCTGCCGCTGCTGTCGGTGGGCCTCAACTGCGCCCTGGGCCCGGCCGAGCTGCGCCGGCACGTGCAGGAACTTGCCCACAGCACGCCTTTTTTTACCAGCGCCTACCCGAACGCCGGCCTGCCCAACGCGCTGGGCGGCTACGACGAAACCCCCGGGACCATGCTGGACGTGATGCGCGAGTGGCTGGCGCAGGGCTGGGTCAACATCGTGGGCGGCTGCTGCGGCACCACCCCGGATCACATCCATGCTTTTGCCGAGGCAGCGCAGGAGTACAGCCCCCGGGTGCCCCCGGCGCCGGCGGCTCTCCCCACCTACGCCGGGCTGGAACTGCTCACCCTGCGCCCCGATTCCAACTTTCTGAACGTGGGCGAGCGGACCAACGTGACCGGGTCGCGCCGCTTCCTGCGGCTGATTCGGAACCGCTGCTTCGATGAGGCGCTGGACGTGGCCCGCGAACAGGTGGAAGGCGGCGCCCAGATCATCGACATCAACATGGACGAGGCCATGCTGGATTCCGAAGAGGCGATGGTGGAATTCCTGAACCTGATCGCGGCCGAGCCAGACATTGCCCGGGTGCCGGTGATGCTGGATTCCAGCCGCTTCAGCGTGATTGAAGCGGGGCTCAAGCGGGTGCAGGGCAAGGCGGTGGTCAATTCCATCTCGCTAAAAGGCGGCGAGGAAGAATTTCTGCGGCAGGCGGCGGTGCTGCGGCGCTACGGCGCGGCGGCTGTGGTGATGGCCTTCGACGAGCAGGGGCAGGCCGATACCCTGGAGCGGCGCACCGCCATCTGCCAGCGGGCCTACGACCTGCTGACGGCCCACAGTTTCCCGCCGCAGGACATTATCTTTGACCCCAATATTTTTCCGGTAGGTACCGGCATCCCCGAGCACGACCGCTACGCGCTGGATTTCTTCGAGGCGACCCGCTGGATCAAGGCCAACCTGCCCGGCGCCCTGGTCAGCGGCGGCGTAAGCAACGTGTCATTCTCGTTCCGGGGCAATTCGGCCGTGCGTGAGGCGATGAACGCAGCGTTTTTGTATCACGCCCGGCAGGCGGGGATGGACATGGGCATCGTCAACCCCAGCACCCTGGAGGTGTACAGCGAAATTGAGCCAGCGCTGCTGGAACGGGTGGAAGACGTCCTGCTGGCCCGCCGCCCCGACGCCACCGAGCGGCTGCTGGAATACAGTGAGACGGTCTCCGGCAGCGCAGCCAAAAAGGAGCGCGACCTGGCCTGGCGCGAGCAGCCAGTATCGCAGCGGCTGGAACATGCCCTGGTGCGCGGCATCACTGAATTTATCGTGGAGGACGCCGAAGCGGCCCGCACCGAACTGGGCGACCCCCTGAAGGTGATTGAAGGCCCCCTGATGGACGGCATGAACGTGGTGGGCGACCTGTTCGGCAGCGGCAAGATGTTTCTGCCGCAGGTGGTCAAGTCCGCCCGGGTGATGAAACAGGCAGTGGCATACCTGGAACCCTACCTGCAGGAAGGGCAGGGCCAGCGCCAGAGTGCCGGGCGGGTGGTGCTGGCGACCGTCAAGGGCGACGTTCATGACATCGGCAAGAATATCGTGGGCGTAGTGCTGGCCTGCAACGGTTTCGAGGTTCACGACCTGGGCGTGATGGTGCCGGCCGAGCGCATTCTGGATGAGGCCGAGCGGCTGAACGCCGACATTATCGGGCTGTCGGGTCTGATCACACCCAGTTTGGACGAAATGGTGGGTGTGGCCGAGGAGATGCAGCGCCGCGGCCTGGGCGCCCGCAGTGGCGGCCTGCCGCTCTTGATCGGCGGGGCCACCACCAGCCGGGTGCATACCGCCGTCAAAATTGCCCCGCAGTACCAGGGCCTGACCGTGCATGTGCTGGATGCCAGCCGCAGCGTGGGCGTGACTGCACGGGCCATTAGCGCCAAGGAGCGGCCCGCGCTGGCCGAGGAAGTGGCCGAGCAGTATGCTAGGGCCCGTGAGCAGTTCGCGCAGCGCGGCGAGCGCCGCCAGTTGCTGCCGCTGGCCCAGGCGCGTGCCAATGCGCCGCGGCTCAGCTACGCGCCGGTGCAGCCCAGTTTTCTGGGAGCACGGCCGGTAACTTTCAACTTGAAAGCTCTGGTGCCTTTCATCGACTGGACACCCTTTTTTATCGGCTGGGAGCTGGCCGGGAGGTTTCCGCAGATTCTGGAGGATGCGGTGGTGGGTGAACAGGCCCGCAGCCTCTATGCTGACGCCCAGCAGACCCTGAAAGACCTGATTGAAGGCGGGCAGCTGGAAGCCCGGGGCACTGTGGGCTTCTGGCCGGCCGAGCGGCAGGGCGACGACTTGCAACTGTTCAGTGACGAGGAGCGCCAACACCAGACCGCCACCCTGCACACCCTGCGGCAACAGACCCAGCAGCGCGAGAACCGTCCCAACCGCGCTCTGGCCGATTTCGTGGCGCCGGAGGGTGATTTTGTGGGCGGCTTTGCGGTGGGCATTCACGGCGCCGAGGAAGTGATTGCAGCCCACAAGGCCCGCCAGGACGACTACGCCGCCATCATGACCGGCCTGCTGGCCGACCGGCTGGCCGAAGCCTTCGCCGAGGCCCTGCACCAGCAGGTGCGCCGCGAG
- a CDS encoding O-acetylhomoserine aminocarboxypropyltransferase/cysteine synthase family protein, with amino-acid sequence MTHFETLQVHAGQQPDSATGAQAVPVYATNSYVFGSAEQAADLFGLRAFGNIYSRLTNPTNAVLEDRVAALEGGTGAVAVSSGHAAQFTALTLLAQAGDNIVSSPNLYGGTSNQFRVTLRRLGIEVRFTSAEDRPEEFEALIDDRTRALYVETLSNPSLNVPDFEGLAAVARRHGVALVVDNTFGAGGYYCQPLLHGANVLVESLSKWIGGHGNGIGGIIVDGGNFDWGNGRYPLFSEGSPSYHDLNFWETFGEGNPLGLPNVAFAIRARTEGLRDLGATLAPQQAWQFIQGVQTLSLRAERQAQNAQALAEWLLEQAGVARVTYPGLTDHPSHERAQRYLPRGFGGVLTFELTGGLEAGRALIEGLQLAEHVANVGDNRTLAIHPASTTHSQLSEEQLQAGGITPGLVRVSLGIEHIADIQADFAQALQALR; translated from the coding sequence ATGACCCATTTTGAAACCCTGCAGGTCCACGCCGGCCAGCAGCCCGATTCCGCTACCGGCGCCCAGGCGGTACCGGTCTACGCCACCAATTCCTACGTGTTCGGCAGCGCCGAGCAGGCCGCCGACCTGTTCGGCCTGCGGGCCTTCGGCAATATCTACTCCCGCCTGACCAACCCCACCAACGCGGTGCTGGAAGACCGGGTCGCTGCGCTGGAAGGCGGCACCGGTGCGGTGGCCGTCTCCAGCGGGCACGCCGCGCAGTTCACCGCGCTGACCCTGCTGGCTCAGGCCGGCGACAATATCGTGTCCTCGCCTAACCTCTACGGCGGCACCTCCAACCAGTTCCGGGTCACCCTGCGGCGTCTGGGCATCGAGGTGCGCTTTACCTCCGCAGAGGACCGGCCCGAGGAGTTCGAGGCCCTGATTGATGACCGGACCCGCGCTCTGTACGTGGAAACACTGAGTAACCCTTCGCTCAACGTGCCGGATTTTGAAGGGCTGGCGGCGGTGGCCCGCCGGCACGGGGTAGCCCTGGTGGTGGACAACACCTTCGGGGCCGGCGGGTACTACTGCCAACCGCTGCTGCACGGCGCCAACGTGCTGGTCGAGTCGCTCAGCAAGTGGATTGGCGGTCACGGCAACGGCATCGGCGGCATCATTGTGGATGGCGGCAATTTCGACTGGGGCAACGGCCGCTACCCGCTGTTCAGCGAGGGCAGCCCCAGCTACCACGATCTGAACTTCTGGGAAACTTTCGGGGAGGGCAATCCGCTGGGCCTGCCGAATGTGGCGTTCGCCATCCGCGCCCGCACCGAAGGCCTGCGCGACCTGGGAGCCACTTTGGCGCCGCAGCAAGCTTGGCAGTTTATTCAGGGTGTCCAGACCCTTTCGCTGCGGGCCGAACGGCAGGCGCAGAATGCCCAGGCGCTGGCCGAATGGCTGCTTGAGCAGGCCGGCGTGGCCCGAGTGACCTATCCGGGGCTGACAGACCACCCCAGCCATGAGCGGGCGCAGCGTTACCTGCCGCGCGGCTTTGGCGGTGTTCTCACCTTCGAGCTGACTGGTGGGCTGGAAGCCGGCCGCGCCCTGATCGAAGGGTTGCAGCTGGCCGAGCACGTGGCCAACGTGGGTGACAACCGCACCCTGGCCATTCACCCGGCCAGCACCACCCACTCTCAGCTCAGCGAGGAGCAGCTGCAGGCCGGCGGCATCACGCCGGGGCTGGTGCGGGTCTCGCTGGGCATCGAACATATCGCCGATATTCAGGCCGATTTTGCCCAGGCGCTGCAGGCCCTCCGCTAG
- a CDS encoding DUF937 domain-containing protein, with protein sequence MNLQDQFSQFFSNRVLELLSSAVGLTPAQTQSALRAILPRQLDQLAELAGSPQTSANLGDLWAGNDLPQDPEQALATPEGISRLETLGQTLSTRLFSGNASWMNDAAQLAGGNQSAASRLSQLALPLLLAFLGRSGVTAQNAASQLSGMRGALSGMLPAGLGAAASAVTATPGSGTGEIVDSVTAQPGAQVKEGSAVKAATPTPAPQPEPERHLTAAPAPQDRSGCNPLWLLPLLLLAGLAWYLYQNNQKTTDTPSQTTVSESTTSTTTTSAATASNSNEGIVVGSVKDGAELPLEPFVLNGTAPADEVLTITNQNGEILATETADGDGKWEVDMPAPMAGENVYTVTGTPSNAASTFKVQGVGTASGATTSTTSTTSETATAAAPATSSASGTASGGTATEAAVPVTITEPASGANVPAESFTIAGKGQPNASYRLFEDGVNVGTFFADENGAWSADVTAPEPGNRKYVVVNEDGNQAATLPVVVSQPVASKDCSANDVLSLSLDNGDTVSAPFRFGGTGSAKNYTVRVLRGKEGIGKTNVKNGTNCSWSYLSEPGGPEDEVGEITYEVTPEGATAPESTITLNVVQSGVNFKNGEYVGPTARPSGTTAQ encoded by the coding sequence ATGAATCTACAAGATCAATTCAGTCAGTTTTTTTCTAATCGGGTGCTGGAATTGCTGTCCAGCGCCGTCGGCTTGACCCCTGCTCAGACCCAGTCGGCCCTACGGGCCATTTTGCCCCGTCAGCTGGATCAGCTGGCCGAACTGGCCGGTAGTCCTCAGACCTCGGCTAACCTAGGCGACCTCTGGGCCGGGAACGACCTGCCGCAGGACCCCGAACAGGCTCTGGCTACCCCTGAAGGAATCAGCCGCCTGGAAACCCTGGGCCAGACCCTCAGCACCCGGCTGTTCAGCGGCAACGCCAGCTGGATGAACGACGCGGCTCAGTTGGCCGGCGGCAACCAGAGCGCCGCCTCGCGCCTGAGCCAACTGGCCCTGCCGTTGTTGCTGGCGTTCCTGGGCCGCAGCGGTGTGACCGCACAGAACGCGGCCAGCCAGCTGAGCGGTATGCGCGGCGCTCTAAGCGGCATGCTGCCCGCCGGTCTGGGCGCTGCTGCCAGTGCCGTAACTGCCACACCGGGCAGCGGCACCGGAGAAATCGTCGATTCGGTGACTGCGCAGCCGGGGGCGCAAGTCAAGGAAGGCAGCGCCGTAAAAGCGGCGACTCCTACCCCCGCTCCGCAGCCCGAGCCGGAGCGCCACCTGACGGCCGCCCCAGCTCCACAGGACCGCAGCGGCTGCAATCCGCTGTGGCTGCTGCCGTTGCTGCTGCTGGCCGGCCTGGCCTGGTATCTCTACCAGAACAACCAGAAGACCACCGACACGCCTTCGCAGACCACCGTGTCGGAAAGCACCACTTCCACGACGACCACCAGCGCTGCCACGGCGAGCAACAGCAACGAGGGCATTGTGGTGGGCAGCGTGAAGGACGGCGCCGAGCTGCCGCTGGAGCCTTTCGTGCTGAACGGCACGGCGCCTGCCGACGAGGTCCTGACCATCACCAATCAGAACGGTGAAATCCTGGCAACCGAAACTGCCGACGGCGACGGCAAGTGGGAAGTGGATATGCCCGCCCCGATGGCTGGCGAGAATGTCTATACCGTCACCGGAACGCCCAGCAATGCAGCCAGCACCTTTAAAGTTCAGGGGGTGGGCACGGCCAGTGGCGCCACAACCAGCACCACTTCCACGACTTCTGAAACTGCCACGGCGGCCGCCCCGGCCACCAGCAGTGCTTCGGGCACGGCCAGCGGTGGAACCGCTACCGAAGCTGCCGTGCCGGTCACCATCACTGAGCCGGCCAGCGGCGCCAACGTACCGGCCGAGTCCTTTACCATCGCCGGGAAGGGCCAGCCCAATGCCAGCTACCGCCTGTTCGAGGATGGCGTGAACGTGGGCACTTTCTTCGCCGACGAGAACGGGGCCTGGAGCGCCGACGTGACCGCTCCCGAACCCGGCAACCGCAAGTACGTGGTTGTGAACGAAGACGGCAACCAGGCCGCCACCCTACCGGTGGTGGTCAGCCAGCCGGTTGCCTCCAAGGACTGCTCGGCCAACGATGTGCTGAGCCTGAGCCTGGATAACGGCGACACCGTAAGCGCACCCTTCCGTTTCGGCGGCACCGGCAGCGCCAAGAACTACACTGTGCGGGTGCTGCGCGGCAAGGAAGGAATCGGCAAAACCAACGTCAAGAACGGCACCAACTGCTCCTGGAGCTACCTGAGCGAACCGGGCGGCCCTGAAGACGAAGTGGGCGAAATCACCTATGAAGTGACCCCCGAAGGCGCCACCGCGCCCGAAAGCACCATTACCCTGAACGTGGTGCAAAGCGGTGTGAACTTCAAAAACGGCGAGTATGTGGGCCCCACCGCCCGCCCGTCGGGCACCACCGCTCAGTAA
- a CDS encoding homoserine O-acetyltransferase family protein, with amino-acid sequence MAQASAVRSQVSFAHVKLFREQPLLLDCGMAVHDIQVNYHTYGRPAEEAVLVLHALTGDSAVHAWWPDFLGVGRPLDPSREFIVCGNVLGGCNGSSGPEDLPEGATLTLRDIARAGRALMEHLGVQRVKVVGCSMGGMLAYAWLLENPDMVDRAVIVAAPAQHSPWAVGLNTAARSAIALGPGGEGLKVARQIAMLSYRTPESLAQRQPHRANGEQPVVAYLQHHGEKLAARFSEASYLAITRAMDAFQPTARELRAIKVPVLAVGISSDLLYTAREVRDSVTALPQGEYWELHSPHGHDAFLIDPGHLPEIVREFLNQPA; translated from the coding sequence ATGGCTCAAGCTTCGGCAGTGCGTTCGCAAGTCTCTTTTGCCCACGTCAAGCTGTTCCGCGAGCAGCCTCTGCTGCTGGACTGCGGAATGGCAGTCCATGACATCCAGGTGAACTACCACACCTACGGCCGGCCGGCCGAGGAAGCAGTGCTGGTGCTGCATGCCCTGACCGGCGACAGTGCGGTGCACGCCTGGTGGCCCGATTTCCTGGGAGTGGGCCGCCCGCTGGACCCCAGCCGGGAATTTATCGTGTGCGGCAACGTGTTGGGCGGCTGCAACGGTTCTAGCGGTCCTGAAGACCTGCCGGAAGGGGCCACGCTGACCCTGCGCGATATAGCCCGCGCCGGCCGCGCCCTGATGGAGCATCTGGGCGTGCAGCGGGTGAAGGTGGTGGGGTGCAGCATGGGGGGCATGCTGGCCTACGCCTGGCTGCTGGAAAACCCCGACATGGTGGACCGCGCCGTGATCGTGGCGGCGCCGGCGCAGCATTCGCCCTGGGCCGTGGGCCTGAATACGGCGGCCCGCAGCGCCATTGCCCTAGGGCCGGGTGGCGAAGGCCTCAAAGTGGCCCGGCAGATTGCCATGCTGAGTTACCGCACGCCCGAAAGTCTGGCGCAGCGGCAGCCGCACCGTGCCAATGGCGAGCAGCCGGTGGTGGCCTACTTGCAGCACCACGGCGAGAAGCTGGCCGCCCGTTTCTCAGAAGCCAGCTACCTGGCGATTACCCGTGCTATGGACGCTTTTCAGCCCACTGCCCGCGAATTGCGTGCCATCAAGGTGCCGGTACTGGCGGTGGGGATTTCCAGCGACCTGCTCTATACCGCCCGTGAGGTGCGCGACTCGGTGACTGCCCTGCCGCAGGGAGAATACTGGGAGCTGCACAGCCCCCACGGCCATGACGCTTTTCTGATTGATCCAGGCCACCTGCCCGAAATAGTCCGTGAGTTTCTGAATCAACCGGCCTGA
- a CDS encoding methylenetetrahydrofolate reductase, translated as MTRNNFSPRISVELVPRTRESITAELSELRQLWPAITAVNLPDLDHLELGSCESCELPQAQGFSRIPHLRASRTPLDSVPQLLDRLNRLAVSEVLVVQGDPPQDDRPVFPTTSLDLIRALKAAQPDLTVHAALDPYRQSLQDEQTYALRKIEAGASSLFTQPLFDTRLMEVFGEMLPGVPIYWGITNVSSERSKNYWIRRNRAVFPRSFEPTLDWCTAFAREAVQHAQSTSSHLYFMPIRTSLRDFLGAVFPPASGSGPDLSGAGNSSSTPLPGGSSNHSQSAACP; from the coding sequence ATGACCCGAAACAACTTTTCCCCCCGCATCTCGGTTGAACTGGTGCCGCGCACCCGCGAGAGCATTACCGCCGAGCTGAGCGAATTGCGCCAGCTGTGGCCGGCCATTACGGCTGTCAACCTGCCGGACCTGGACCATCTGGAACTGGGCTCCTGCGAGAGCTGTGAGCTGCCGCAGGCCCAGGGCTTCAGCCGTATTCCGCACCTGCGGGCTTCCCGCACGCCGCTGGACAGTGTGCCGCAGCTGCTGGACCGGCTGAACCGCCTGGCCGTAAGCGAGGTGCTGGTGGTGCAGGGTGATCCCCCACAGGATGACCGCCCGGTTTTCCCCACCACCAGCCTGGACCTGATCCGGGCGCTCAAGGCGGCACAGCCGGACCTGACCGTTCACGCCGCCCTGGACCCCTACCGCCAGAGCTTGCAGGACGAGCAGACCTATGCCCTGCGCAAGATTGAGGCCGGCGCCAGCAGCCTGTTTACCCAGCCGCTGTTCGATACCCGGCTGATGGAGGTGTTCGGGGAGATGCTGCCCGGCGTGCCGATTTACTGGGGGATCACCAACGTGAGCAGTGAGCGCAGCAAGAACTACTGGATCCGGCGCAACCGGGCCGTGTTCCCCCGCTCTTTCGAGCCCACCCTGGACTGGTGCACTGCTTTTGCCCGCGAAGCCGTGCAGCACGCGCAGAGCACCAGCAGCCACCTGTACTTCATGCCGATTCGCACCAGCCTGCGCGACTTTCTGGGGGCTGTCTTTCCCCCGGCGAGCGGCAGCGGCCCTGACCTGTCGGGTGCAGGCAATTCCAGCTCTACGCCCCTGCCGGGCGGCTCCAGCAACCACAGTCAGAGCGCCGCTTGCCCTTAA